The Devosia sp. genome segment TTGCTGCGTTCGCGCAGGCCGCGTGCCAGGTGGTTGACGTGATAGCCCAGCGCTGCCGCGGCATCGAGCACCTTGCGGCGCGTCGGTTCGGAGACGCTGGCACCATCGGTAAAGGTGCGGGATACCGCCGAGCGGGAGACCCCGGCACGTTCGGCCACCATGCGGGCACTGACAAAGCTGCGGCCAGGGGCGTCTGTTTTCGGCGCGGCAGTCTTGGGCATCGGCGGCTCCGGCGGGGCTGATGCCTTAGCATAGCAGTCCCGCCCTATCCCCGCGCAAGTCGGTCTAGAGCGGCTTCTTCAGCCACTTGGCCAGGACGCCAACGATTCCCTCGCGGAACAGCAGCACGCTGATCACGAAGATCGTGCCCTGCAACACCGTCACCCAGGCACCGAAGCCGGCAAAATAGTTCTGCATGGTGACGATCACCGCAGCACCCACAAAGGGCCCAAAAATCGTGCCCATGCCGCCCAGAAGCGTCATCAGCACAACCTCGCCCGACATGGTCCAATAGACGTCCGTGAGCGATGCCAGCTGGAACACCAGGGCCTTGGTGGCTCCGGCCATGCCGGCAATCGTCGCCGACATCACGAAGACGGCCAGCTTGTAGCGATTGACCTTGTAGCCCAGCGAGATCGAGCGGGGCTCGTTGTCGCGGATGGCCTTGAGCACCTGCCCGAAGGGCGAGTGGATGATCCGGTAGATGGCCAGCAGTCCGCCGAAGACGATGGCCAGCACGACGAAATAAAGCGTCATGTCATTGGCCAGCGGCAGCACGCCGAAGAGATTGCCGCGCGGCACCGCCTGGATGCCGTCCTCGCCACCGGTGAACGGAGCCTGCAGCGAAATGAAGAACACCATCTGGGCAAAGGCCAGGGTCACCATGGCGAAGTAGATACCCTGCCGCCGGATGGCCAGCGCGCCGATGACGAGGCCGAGCAGGCCCGCAGAGGCCATGCCGAGCAGGATCGCCACTTCCGGGTTCAGTCCCCAGACCTTGGCGGCATGGGCCGTGACATAGCTGGCGGCACCGAAGAAGGCGGCATGGCCGAAGGACAGCAGTCCGCCAAAGCCGAGCAGCAAGTTGAGAGCCGAGGCGAACAGCGCGAAGCACAAGATCTTCATGATGAAGACCGGGTAGAGCACGAAGGGCGCGATCAGCAGCAGCACCAGCAAGACGGCGAAGATGATGATGTGATGCTTCGGGGTGCCGATCGGCAGGGCGCGGGCAGCGCTTTGGGTCGTCGTCGGTTCAGTCGTCGCGCTCATGGTCATGCTGCCCTTCCGAAGAGACCTGCGGGCTTCACCAGGAGCACGATGGCCATGATGACGAAGATCGCGACCGAGGAGGCCTCGGGATAGAAAACCTTGGTGAGGCCCTCGACGATGCCGAGGCCGAAACCGGTGAGAATGGCGCCCAGGATCGAGCCCATGCCGCCGATAACGACCACGGCGAAGACCACGATGATGAGATCGGCGCCCATGTTTGGATTGACCGAATAGATCGGGGCCGCGAGCACGCCGGCAAAGGCGGCCAGCGCCACGCCGAACCCATAGGTCAGGGTGATCATGCGCGGCACGTTGATGCCGAAGGCGCCGACCAGCGTCGGATTTTCCGTCGCGGCGCGCAGATAGGCGCCAAGCCGCGTGCGTTCGATGGCGAACCAGGTGCCGAAGCAGACCACCAGCGAGGCCAGCACCACCCAGGCGCGATAGTTCGGCAGGAACATGAAGCCCAGGTTCTGCCCGCCGCTGAGTTGCGATGGGATCGAATAGGGTAGGCCGGATACGCCGAACTGGTTGCGGAACAGGCCCTGCAGGATCAGCGCCAGCCCGAAGGTCAGCAGCAGGCCATAAAGATGGTCGAGGTGATAAAGCCGGCTGATCATCAGCCGCTCGAGCAGCACCCCGGTCGCGCCCACCGCGATCGGCACCAGGATCAGCGCGCCCCAATAGGGGATGCCGAGATAGGTCAGGCCCATCCAGGCGAAGAACGCCCCCATCATGTACTGCGCGCCATGGCTGAAATTGATGATGTTGAGCAGCCCGAAAATGACCGCCAGCCCGAGGCTGAGAAGTGCGTAGAAGGAGCCGTTGATCAGCCCCAGCAGCAATTGGCCGAACAGGGCCTGTGGGGGAATTCCCAGAAGCTCGAACATGGTGACCTTACCTGGAGAAGGGGAGAGCGCCCCGGCCGGAGCCGGGACGCCTGGAGGATTGGGACAGGATTACTCGACGAGGGCGCAGCCGCCGTCTTCCAGCGGACGAAAGGCCGCTTCCGCCGGAATGGTGGCGAGCAGCTTGTAGTAGTCCCACTCGCCGGTCGACTCGTCGGGGGTCTTCACCTGGAACAGGTACATGTCGTGGATGTGCCGGCCGTCGGCCCGCAGTTCACCCTCGCCGAAGACCGGGTCGGACGACGGATTGGACTTCATCCAGTCCATGACGCCTTCGGTGGCCTTGTCGCCGCTGGCTTCCACGCCCTTGAGGTAGTGCGTGACGGCCGAATAGACGCCGGCATGGACCATGGTCGGCTTGGAGCCGCCCATTTCCGCCGAGAAGCGCTCGGACCAGGCGCGGGTGTCGTCGTTGAGATCCCAGTAGAAGGCCTCGGTCAGCACCAGGCCCTGCGCTGTTTCAAGACCAAGCGCATGCACGTCGGTGATGAAGATCAGAAGACCGGCCAGCGCCTGCCCGGCCTGGGTGATGCCGAATTCGGCGGCCTGCTTGATGGAGTTGACGGTGTCGCCACCGGCATTGGCCAGCCCGATCACGTCAGCGCCGGAGGCCTGGGCCTGCAGCAGGAAGCTCGAGAAATCGGTGCCCGGGAAGGGGTGGCGGACCGAACCCACGACTGTGCCGCCCGAGGCTTCCACGACCTTGGCAGTGTTTTCTTCCAGCGAATGACCGAAGGCATAGTCGGCGGTCAGGAAGTACCAGTTCTTGTACCCGCTATCGACCATCGCCTTGCCCGTGCCATTGGCCAGGGCATAGGTGTCATAGGTCCAGTGGGCCGTGCCCGGGGCGCATTGCGCGCCGGTAAGATCGGTCGAGGCAGCACCCGAATTGAGGAAGATCTTGCCCTTCTCGCGGGTGATTTCATTCACCGCCAGCGCTGCCGAAGAGGTCGGCACGTCCACGATCACGTCCACGCCTTCCTCGTCATACCACTGGCGGGCAATGGTGGAGGCCACGTCGGGCTTGTTCTGGTGGTCGGCCGAGATGACCTCGACATTGATGCCCTTGCCGGCAGCATCGAAATCCTCGATGGCCATGCGGGCGGCAACCACCGAGCCCTCACCCGAAAGGTCGGCATAGATGCCCGAGCGGTCATTGAGCACGCCCAGCTTGATGTCGACGGCCATGGCCGAACCGGCCATCAGCATGGCGGCCAGTCCCGCCAGTGTCAGTGTCTTGAAATTCATGGGTTTCTCCTCCTTTTCGGTCCATTCGGACCCTGTTGCTTACACGCCGAGATAAGCGTGAAGCTTTGCCAGATTGCTCTGGATTTCGGTGTTGGGGATCATGTCGATGACCCGGCCCTGCTCGACCACGTAGTGGCGGTCGGCGACCGAGGCGGCGAAATGAAAATTCTGCTCGACCAGGATGATGGTGAAGCCCTGCGCCTTGAGGGCCGCCAGCGTCTGGCCGATCTTCTGCACGATGACCGGTGCCAGCCCCTCGGTCGGCTCGTCGAGCAGCAGGAACTTGGCGCCGGTCCGCAGGATGCGCGCAATGGCCAGCATCTGCTGTTCGCCGCCAGACAGCTTGGTGCCCTGGCTCGAAAGGCGTTCCCGAAGGTTGGGGAACATGGTCAGCACGTCGTCGCGGCTGAGCCCGCCCGGCCGGATCACCGGCGGCAGCATCAGGTTCTCGTCGACCGACAGCGAGGAAAAGATGCCGCGCTCCTCGGGGCAGAAGGCGATGCCGGCCTTGGCAATGGCGCGCGCCGGCAGGTTGATCAGTTCCTGCCCGCCGAACTGCACCGATCCCTTGCGCTTGCCGATCAGCCCCATGATCGCGCGTAGCGTGGTCGTCTTGCCCGCGCCGTTGCGGCCCAGGAGTGTCACCAGTTCGCCCGGCGCCACGTCGAAATCGACGCCGTGCAACACATGGCTCTCGTCATACCAGGCTTCGAGGCCACGGACGGCGAGGGCGGAACCGGCTTCGGTCGATGTGCGGATGGCGGCCTCAGGCATGTCCGGCTCCGATATAGGCTTCTACGACCCGCGGGTCCTTGGAAACGGTCTCATAGGGCCCCTCGGCCAGCACTTCGCCACGCGCCAGAACGGTGATCTTGTCCGACAGGTCGGCGACCACCGACAGGTTGTGCTCGACCATCAGAATGGTGCGCTTGGCCGAAATGCGCCGGATCAGCGCCGAAATGCGGCTTACGTCCTCCTGCGCCATGCCCGCCATGGGCTCATCCAGCAGCAGCATTTCCGGCTCCAGCGCCAGCGTCGTGGCGATTTCCAGCGCCCGCTTGCGCCCATAGCTGAGCTCGCCCGCATTTTCGCCGATGAAGGGCGTCAGCCCCACTTCCTCGACACGCTCGCGGGCTTCCTCGTCATAGGCGTTGAGCACCTTCTGATTGCGCCAGAAGTCAAAGCTGTCGCCGCGGCCGCGCTGCAGTGCGATGCGGACATTTTCCAACACGCTCATGCGCGGAAACACCGCCGAAATCTGAAAGGACCGCACCACGCCCAGCCGGGCGATGGCCGCCGGAGCGAGGCGCGTGATATCGCGGCCATTGAAGGTGATATTGCCGGCCGTCGGCTGCAGGAATTTCGTCAAAAGGTTGAAGCACGTGGTCTTGCCGGCGCCATTGGGGCCGATCAGCGCGTGGATCGTACCGCGCTCGACATCGAGGTCGACCCCGTTGACCGCGGTAAAGCCGGCAAACCGCTTGGTCAGCTGCCGGGCGGAAAGGATGATGTCGGGCGAACTCATTTGGCGGTCCAGCCTCCGTCGATTGAAATGGTGGAGCCGGTGATCGACCGCGCCCAGTCCGAGCAGAGATAGGCGGCGAGTTCGGCGATCTCCTCGGGTTGCACGAATTGGCGCGTCGGCTGCGGCGCCAGCATAACCTTGCGCACAACCTCCTCTTCGCTCAACCCATGGACGCGCGCCTGGTCCTTGACCTGGGCGGCCACCAGCGGTGTCCACACATAGCCCGGGCAGATGGCATTGACCGTCACGCCCTTCTCGGCCGCTTCGAGCGCCACGGTGCGGGTCAGCCCGACCACGGCGTGCTTGGTCGCCACATAGGCCGATTTGAAGGGAGAGGCGCGCAGCCCGTGGGCCGAGGCGATGTTGATGATCCGGCCCCAGCCGCGCTCCACCATGCCGGGCAGGGCGCTGCGAATGGCATGAAAGGCGGAATCGAGGCTCACCGCGACAATGCGGTTCCAGTCGCCGGTCGGAAACTCCTCGATCGGCGCGACTTTCTGGATGCCGGCATTATTGACCAGCAAATCGATGCGTCCGAACTTGGCAATGACAGTATCGGCCAGGGCCTCGCTGGCCGCCTGGTCGGCAAGATCGGCGCCGAAATACACCACACGGCCATCCCCCAGGCCGTTCAACTCCTGAACGATTCCGGCGACGTCGGCATCAGACTCGATGCCGTTCAATGCTACGTCATGTCCCATGCTGGCAAACTTGTGCGCGATCGCGAGCCCGATTCCGCTCGTCGACCCCGTCACCAGCGCCACGCGCCTTGACTGGACCATCTCCACCCCTGTCACCGGCCATTGCGGCCGCTATTCTTTTGCAGGAGTACAGTGCAGGTTCCGTGCCAAACCCGGATTTCCAGGCTTTTTGCATCGTCCGGACTACGTGTCTGTCCGAATATCAGGACATATTCTGCAATTTGTCCGGTAATCCGGACAGGCAGTCGAGCGCGTCAGATGGAAACAGAACATTCCACGGACTCGATTGTCACCCCGGCGCAGGCCGGGGCCCACAGGCCCCCTTCACCTCCCCCTAGATGGGGGAGGTAGCGTCGCTAGGCCCGCAGGGCCGTAGCAAAGCTAGGTGGGGGTGATTCCCCCGGTTCAGCAAAAAGGGCCACTCGCAGCGCCAGCTCAAACGTGACCAGATCCAACAGGCGAAAAACCCTATTCGAGTTGGTGCCGCTTGAGCTTCTCATAAAACTGCGACCGCGATACGCCCAGCCTTCGCGCCGCAGCGCTGCGCGAGCCGTCCTCGGCCGCCAGGGCATCCACCAGCGCGGCGCGTTCGGTGGCTGCGAGGCGGTCGGCCAGGTCGCCGGCAATCTGGTTTGGGGCCATCCGGGCCGCATCGCGGGGCAGGGCGCGGCGTACCAGCTCGATATCGATGACCTCACTCGGCGCCATGGCCGCAGCCCGTTCCAGCACATTGCGCAATTCGCGCACATTGCCTGGCCAGCCATGCCGGGTCAGCTGCTCCACCGCGTCGGGCGTCACCACCCAGCCGCGCTGGTCGCGCGGCCGGGGGATCGACTCGAGCAGGGATTCGGCGATTAGCCCGATATCGTCCAGCCGTTCGCGCAGCGGCGGCACATAGATGGTCAGCACGGCGATGCGGTAATAGAGGTCGGCGCGGAACGTCTTGTCCTCGAGCCTCTGTTCCAGCGGCTGCGACGTGGCGGCGATGATGCGCGCGTCCACCTTCTTGACCGTATTGGAGCCGAGCGGCTCGAACTCGCCTTCCTGCAGGGCCCGCAGCAGCTTGGCCTGAAGGGCGGCCGGCATGTCGCCGATTTCGTCGAGAAACAGCGTTCCGCCATGCGCCAGCTCGAACTTGCCCTTGCGCGGCCTGCGGTCCGCCCCGGTGAAGGCCCCCGGTGCCACCCCGAAAAACTCCGCTTCCAGCAGCGCCTCGGGTATGGCCGCCACGTTGACCGCGACAAAGGGGCCGTCTGCCCGGTCCGATTGCTGGTGCATGGCATGGGCCAGTAATTCCTTGCCCGTGCCGGTTTCCCCCAGGATGAGCGCCGCCCCGTCGCGCAGCGCAAAGCGTCTCACAATGGCCTTCAGCTCCCGCACCGGGGCGGAGGCGCCCACGAAACTGGAAAGCGAATATTTGGTCTGCCGTTCGCGGCTGAGGGCGGCCTGGGCCCGCGTCAGCTGCTTCTGCATGGTCTCGAATTTTTCGAGAATGGGCGCCAGGTAGTCGATTTCCTCGTAGAACACGAAGCCGACCGCGCCCTGGATTTCGCCGTGCTCATTGCGCAGCGGCAGCCGGCACACCACAAATTGCTTGTCGTCGAAGGCCATGATGTCGATCAGGATCGGGCGCCCGGTCTCCACCACCCGCCGCAGCAGCGAATGCGGGATGATATCCTCCACCGGCTCGCCGACGATCTTTGCCTCCGGCGCAATGCCCAGAAGCTGACGATAGCGCTCGTCGATCCAGGTGATCCGGGCATCGGCATTGACGGTGATTGCTCCCTTGAAACTCTCGCCCAGCGACGAAAAGGCGTCGAGCACCGTGGCGACGGATTTTGGGAGATTGGGGATTTCCTGCATGGACGCGTGCGTTCGGGCCTGATCTTTGCCGCGGGCGGTCCCGGCGGCGGAAGGCTGCAACGTTACCCCAGAAGTGCGGCGCTGTCTCTCACGCCCGAGCCTGCTCAGTCCTTGCCGCTGTCCTCTGCCACAAGGACGAAGTCGAAAGGCGAGTGCCAGGCCGCACGGCCCGTGCTGTCTGGCTCGAATGGCGCAACCAGCGATTGCTTCACCCCAAACACGGTGTCCGATTCCAGATATGGATCGCCGCCGACAAAGGTGTGGGTGACCAGCTTCTGGTATCCCGGCGCCGTCACCAGATAGTGCATATGGGCGGGTCGATAGGGGTGCCGGCCCAGTGCCGCCAGCATCCGGCCGACCGGCCCGTCATCCGGAATGGGGTAGGATACCGGCTTGATGCCGATGAATTCATAGGCGCCATCCGCGCCGGTAATGAAGATGCCGCGATTGTTCCACTTGGGCTGAATACCCGGCTGCTGCACGTCGTAGAACCCGTCGGCATTGTCGCACCAGACGTCGATGCTGGCACCGGCGATGGGGGCGCCATCCATGTCGAGGACCCGGCCTTGGTAGCGGCAAGGTTCACCCTTGCCGTCGAGGCTGATCGTGTCGCCCATGGCTCGCACCGGGGCATCAGCCACATGGAACGGGCCAAAGACGGTGTTCTCTGTCGCGCCATCCGGCCGGCGGTTGTTGATCGCATCGACCAGCATGGAAAGGCCCAGAGTGTCCGAAAGCAGGATGAATTCCTGCCGCTCGGCGCTGCAGATTTGCCCGGTCTGGGTGAGGAAGGCGATACCGGCTTCCCATTCCGCCGGGGTCAGTTCGACCTCCTTGGCAAAGGCGTGCAGGTGCCGCACCAGGGCCGACATGACCAGCGCCAGCCGCGCGTCGGCCTGCTCCCCGATGCGCGCATTGACCGCGGCGGCTGAATTGTCCTCGGTGAAAAAGCCGGTCATGCCATCCCTCCTGCTTCCGGCGCCCGCCCGGCCAGCGCGTTGTCCAGCATGATGCGCAACCGGCCGGCATCCAGCGGTGCCGGATTGGCATAGGGCGACGCCTGCAATTGCTCGATGACCGTCGCGATACCGTCCGGCGTCATCCCCAGCGCCGCCAGGCTCACCGGCCCCCCATGACGGGTGACCAGTCCATGAATGGCCAGTTCCGGCCGCTCCGCGCCCAGGGCGCGTGCCATATCCGCATAGGCCTCCGGGGCCGCATCGCGATTATAGGCCAGTACATGCGGCAGCATCACGCAGTGGGTCGGCGCATGTGGCAGGTCGAACGTGCCACCGAGCACATGGCAGATCTTGTGGTGCAGGCCCATCGTGGTCGCGCCCAGGCATGTGCCGCACAGCCAGGCGGCGTAAAGTGCGGCGCTGCGCGCTTCGGCATCGGCAAGGTTGGTGCGCAGGGCCGGCAGCGCCCGCATCATGGCAGTCATGGCGTCCATCGCCATCAGCCGGATGATCGGCGTGCAATCGGGCGCGTAAAGGGCTTCGGCAGCATGCGCCAGCGCATTGATGCCGCTGGTCAGGCTCAGGCCCGCCGGCAGGGAATAGGTCAGTTCAGGGTCATAGATCACCAGCCCCGGCAGAATGGCGTCGGCCCGCCGCGTGGTTTTGCGCGCATGTTCGGTTTCGCCCAGGATCGGCGTTACTTCCGAGCCGGCATAGGTTGTGGGAATGACGATATTGGGCAGCCCGGAGCGAACCGAAATCGCCTTGCCGAGCCCGGTGGTCGATCCCCCACCGACCGATACCAGGCAGTCCGCCTGCAGATCCCCGGCAACGCGCATCGCCCTTTCGGTCACATCGACCGGCGTGTGCATGCGTGCGCCATCGAAATAACCGGCGCCTCTTGCCCCGATACTCGCCCCGATCTGGCGGCCCAGTCCTGCCTGCTCGGGCGTGGTCAGCACCAGCGCCCGCTGCAGGTTCCGCTCATCCAGCAGGCCCGCCAGTTCATGCCGCGCGCCGGCGCCGAACCGGATGGTGGCTGGCAGGGTCCTGTGGGTGAATGCGCGCATGGCCGGGTTTACGCTCCGGCCTGCATCGGGCTCGCCGACCCGGCCAGCCAGGCGCGCCCGCGGCCATAGAGGGCGTCGACTTCGGCGCCCACCAGCCCGGGCATGTCGCGTTTGACCACATAGCCGATCCGCGTCTGGATATAGGCCAGGTGGCGATAGCCCGCCGGGAACTGGGCCAAAAGGTCCGCATCCAGACTGAGTTGCGCCGCCGGATCGACCGGATCGAGCCGGTCCTTCTCGTAGATGGGCTGGCGCAGCACCACGCCCCACTTGCCGTCGCGCTTTTCGAGGAAGTCGTAGAACCGCCCGGTGCAGACGACGTCGCAGACGACACCCTCCACCGGCCCGCGCTGGGAAATGGTCATCTTGGTCTGGGCGATGGCCCGCGAGCCATCGAGGTCGATGGATGTGCCGCCCAGAAAATGCAGGATGCTGACGCCCTTCTCGAAGCCCTCGCGGCTCACCCGGATGAATTCGTCGGCCGTGCCCTGGAACCAGGTGGCCTGCATCACGCCGTCGTCGTGCCAGACGCTGCGGAACCGGCTCCAGTCGCCGGCATCGCGCCACACTGCCCAGTTCTCGACCAGGTCGCGAATGGCAAGCCGGTCCAAAAGCTCTGCTGACATGGTCATGCCTGTTCTCCCTTGTTGACCGGTCCGCCGACCTTGCGGACGAACCGGGCAAATCCTTCGAGCTGGGTGGAAATCATCGCGCGGGTGGGCTCGTCACTCAGCACGCCCCGCCCAGCATCCACCTTGTCCTTGGCGAAAGACACGAAAACCTCCGGCTTGGTGAACACCAGGGCGTCCAGGAACACCATGATCTGGCGCATGTGATACTGAGAACGCGCGCCGCCCAGCATGCCGGTCGCTGCCGATTGCAGCGCCACGGGCTTGTACTGGAAGGGCTGGTCGGGCAGCCGGGATACCCAGTCGAGTGCATTCTTGAGCACCCCGGGTACCGAAAAATTGTACTCGGGCGACACGAAGATCACCCCGTCTGCCGCGCGGACGGCGTCGCCGAGCGCAGTGACGGCCTCCGGGAAGCCGGTCCCGTTCTGGATATCGGCATTGTAGAGCGGCATGTCGCCGATCGGGGGCGCCATGGTGATGGTCACCCCGGCCGGTGCCAGTTCGGGCAGGGTATTGGCCACCATGCGGTTGAACGAGCCCTGGCGCAGGCTGCCGCAGATTGTGAGCAGGGAGAGCGAAGTGGTCATGTCTATCCGGGTCGGTCGGTGAGAAAGGCGGGCCGCACCGGTGTGGCGCGGCCCGGGTCTGGGTTAGGGATCAGAGCTGGTCGATGCCGGCGTTGACGCGCACCTGCTGCCAGCGCTCCACTTCCGAGCCGATCTTGGCAGTGAAATCGGCCGGGTCCGAGGACTGCACGATATAGCCGCTCTCGCCGAGTTGCTGGATCAGCGCCTCGTCCTTGAGGGCTTCGGCCACCGCGGCATTGATTTCGCCAACCAGGGCGGCGTCCGTACCGGCCGGAACGGCAATGCCATACCAGGTCGAAACGTCGAAATCGGCAAATCCACCTTCGGCCACCGTGGCGACTTCGGGGATTTTCGGATGCCGTTCGGCGCTGGTCGCCACGATGGCCTTGATGTCGCCGCTGGTGATCTGGCCCAGCATGGGCGCGAGCACTTCGACCAGCATGTCCACCTCGCCGGACAGCACCGCTGCCAGCGCTTCGGGCGTGTTCTGGTAGGGGATGTGCATCATGTCGATGCCGGCGGTTTCCGCCAGCAGTTCACCGGCAAAGTGCTGTGAGGAGCCCACGCCGACACTGGCGAAGTTGAGCTCGCCCGGGCGTTCCTTGGACAGCGCGATGAGTTCTTCCAGCGTACTGGCTTCGAAATCGGGGCGCGCAATCACCACCAGCGGCATGGAGGCCACTTCCGAAATGCCCTGGAAATCGCTCACCGGGTCATAGGGCAGGCTGGCATACATGGCGCCTGCCACCGTGTGGCCATTGGCCATCATGTAGAGCGTATAGCCATCGGCATTGGCCTGGGCAGCCGCCGCCGCGCCGATCGTGCCACCGGCACCGGCGCGGTTCTCCACCACCACCGGCTGGCCAACCACGCGCGAAAGCGGATCGGCGACGATGCGGGCCAGCGTGTCGGTGCCACCACCGGCACCATAGGCCACGATCATGTTGACGGGGCGCTCCGGCCAGGCCTGCGCAAGCGCCGGCGCGGTGAACGCGATTGCAGTCGCCAGTCCGGCGATCAGGGCATGTGTCTTCATTGTCCTCCTCCTTGGTGGAAGGGTGTTCACATATGTAAACTGTTCCAATCCATGAACAAATGGGCACGCGAATGCCTCGGCTGTCAAGAGGGTGGTGAAACGGGGCGGCGCGACGCGCGGCGTCCGGATCATCTCGCGCGGCATTGTGCGGACAGCGCCTGCAGGCCCACGGCCGTCATCCGCCTGCAGGCCTGGCCCGGCCGGCTTGCAAGCGAGCGGCTGAGCTCGAGCGCGAATGGATTTAGGCCGCAGGACCCGCTTCGTTGACCTGGCTCTCCACCAGGCTCACGGCCTTGCGCAGGTGCTGGCGGATCAGGCTGGCCTTTTGCGGGTTGTAGCGCGGGCTGGGCATGGCCACGTTGATGGCGCCGATGGCCCGTCCGGCCACCCGCACCGCGGCGCCCAGGCCGACAATGCCGGGCGTGTATTCTTCATCGACAAAGCCAAAACCTTCGGCCCGGCTGCGCTCGATCTCGCGCATCAGCCGCTCATGCGACTGGATGGTGTTGGGCGTGAAACTCTCGAAGCGAATGCGGGCCAGATAGGCGTCGAGCCAGTCCCGGTCCTTCTGCGCCAGGAGGACCTTGCCCGCGGAAACGGCATAGAGCGGCGCCAGGTCACCCACCTGCATTGTATAGGTCAGCGCGTTGCGCCCGGCGCGGGTGGCGACCACTTCCACCTCGTCGCCTTTTTCCACATTGAAACTACAACTTTCGTTGATCGC includes the following:
- a CDS encoding tripartite tricarboxylate transporter substrate-binding protein; the protein is MKTHALIAGLATAIAFTAPALAQAWPERPVNMIVAYGAGGGTDTLARIVADPLSRVVGQPVVVENRAGAGGTIGAAAAAQANADGYTLYMMANGHTVAGAMYASLPYDPVSDFQGISEVASMPLVVIARPDFEASTLEELIALSKERPGELNFASVGVGSSQHFAGELLAETAGIDMMHIPYQNTPEALAAVLSGEVDMLVEVLAPMLGQITSGDIKAIVATSAERHPKIPEVATVAEGGFADFDVSTWYGIAVPAGTDAALVGEINAAVAEALKDEALIQQLGESGYIVQSSDPADFTAKIGSEVERWQQVRVNAGIDQL
- a CDS encoding nuclear transport factor 2 family protein, whose amino-acid sequence is MSAELLDRLAIRDLVENWAVWRDAGDWSRFRSVWHDDGVMQATWFQGTADEFIRVSREGFEKGVSILHFLGGTSIDLDGSRAIAQTKMTISQRGPVEGVVCDVVCTGRFYDFLEKRDGKWGVVLRQPIYEKDRLDPVDPAAQLSLDADLLAQFPAGYRHLAYIQTRIGYVVKRDMPGLVGAEVDALYGRGRAWLAGSASPMQAGA
- a CDS encoding NADPH-dependent FMN reductase; its protein translation is MTTSLSLLTICGSLRQGSFNRMVANTLPELAPAGVTITMAPPIGDMPLYNADIQNGTGFPEAVTALGDAVRAADGVIFVSPEYNFSVPGVLKNALDWVSRLPDQPFQYKPVALQSAATGMLGGARSQYHMRQIMVFLDALVFTKPEVFVSFAKDKVDAGRGVLSDEPTRAMISTQLEGFARFVRKVGGPVNKGEQA
- a CDS encoding IclR family transcriptional regulator; its protein translation is MMKQTSIRKVKSADRTLDLLETLARSANGMTASEISNALSIPKSSLFHLLGTLDERGYVSVDAEGRHRIGPAVSRLVAAGGPEVTLLSAVERALDGLRDAINESCSFNVEKGDEVEVVATRAGRNALTYTMQVGDLAPLYAVSAGKVLLAQKDRDWLDAYLARIRFESFTPNTIQSHERLMREIERSRAEGFGFVDEEYTPGIVGLGAAVRVAGRAIGAINVAMPSPRYNPQKASLIRQHLRKAVSLVESQVNEAGPAA